A single window of Gossypium arboreum isolate Shixiya-1 chromosome 13, ASM2569848v2, whole genome shotgun sequence DNA harbors:
- the LOC108464171 gene encoding nucleolar complex-associated protein 3 — protein MGKGKGKGKQRKQIILPPELPPEIADDDIEVSDEDLKFLDENKDYAGFVSRLDTHSINKQVTRVEGVNEDALEALYEKRRRKTLEHKENEKSVVQVDPVDALPVKSLDGEVYYRTFSQTAEVTENEGDIDKSVVKLTKAERRAKLKKTKKEAKKMGKELAKTEEVQPTQQEAALAEVKEDLTAEEAFEAKKRKLAELGMALLADPEANIKSLKEMLQFAKDGDHSIVKLGLLSLLAVFKDIIPGYRIRLPTEKELEMKVSKEVKKMRFYESTLLSAYKGYLQKLLALEKQPRFHHVVVRCICTLLDAVPHFNFRESLLVAVVRNIGSSDDVVRRICYSTIKSLFTSEGKHGGEATVEAVRLIADHVKVHDCQLHPDSVEVLMSLSFDDDLGKPEVQEGNNKMKNKKNKKRKNFEESNQPQGNDRKRSKQETIAKMKEEVAADYKAVSYTPDVEERKRMQSETLSAVFETYFRILRHTMQSSVASSEANGNIISDGSGAHPLLAPCLSGLGKFSHLIDMDYIGDLMNYLKRLAARGSSSDSSAQKVQNLTVSERLRCCIVAFKVMRSNLDALNVDLQEFFVQLYNLVLEYRPGRDEGEVLAEALKIMLCDDRQHDMQKAAAFIKRLATFALCFASAESMAALVTLKQLLQRNVKCRNLLENDAGGGSVSGSIAKYQPYGSDPSLSGALASVLWELNLLSKHYHPAISTLASGISSMNSAQNQVYISISPQQAFKNLLLEAESFRYNQQGCTQKSNKRKGRSIALASTLASVEPPPIDENEVSKKLRRHFILLRDIKENERLRGELDRTASALLLYEEYKKQRKPATLTNKKSKKAKTTVGM, from the exons atggggaaggggaaggggaagggcAAGCAGCGGAAGCAGATAATTCTGCCCCCGGAACTCCCACCAGAAATAGCAGATGATGATATTGAAGTCTCTGACGAGGACCTTAAATTCTTGGATGAAAACAAAGACTACGCTGGCTTCGTCTCTCGCTTGGACACTCATTCTATTAACAA GCAAGTCACTCGGGTGGAGGGTGTGAATGAAGATGCTTTGGAGGCTTTGTATGAGAAGCGACGAAGGAAGACATTGGAGCACAAAGAGAATGAGAAAAGTGTTGTTCAAGTTGATCCTGTTGATGCCCTTCCTGTCAAGAGTTTGGATGGAGAAGTCTACTACCGTACAT TTTCCCAGACAGCAGAAGTGACTGAAAATGAAGGAGACATTGATAAGAGCGTAGTTAAGCTGACGAAAGCTGAAAGGAGAGCAAAGCTTAAAAAAACTAAGAAAGAGGCCAAGAAAATGGGGAAGGAATTGGCTAAAACTGAAGAAGTGCAACCAACTCAACAAGAAGCTGCACTA GCAGAGGTAAAAGAAGACCTCACGGCTGAGGAAGCATTTGAAGCCAAAAAGCGTAAGCTAGCTGAGCTTGGAATGGCACTACTTGCAGACCCAGAGGCAAACATTAAGTCTCTGAAAGAGATGTTGCAATTTGCCAAAGATGGTGATCACTCAATTGTAAAGCTTGGACTGCTGTCCTTGTTGGCTGTCTTCAAAGACATTATTCCAGG CTATCGGATTAGGCTACCTACTGAAAAAGAGCTAGAAATGAAAGTTTCCAAGGAAGTTAAGAAAATGCGATTCTATGAATCAACACTTCTTTCTGCTTACAAG GGATACCTGCAGAAGTTGTTAGCATTAGAAAAGCAGCCCAGGTTTCATCATGTTGTGGTTCGTTGTATTTGTACTTTGCTTGATGCTGTTCCTCACTTTAACTTCAGAGAAAGCTTGTTAGTAGCTGTTGTCAGAAACATAGGCTCCTCAGATGATGTTGTAAG GAGAATTTGTTATTCAACAATTAAGTCACTTTTTACCAGTGAGGGGAAACATGGTGGTGAAGCTACTGTTGAGGCTGTTCGGTTGATTGCAGATCACGTCAAAGTTCATGACTGTCAATTGCATCCTGATTCTGTTGAG GTTTTAATGTCTTTGTCATTTGATGATGATCTTGGGAAGCCTGAAGTTCAAGAAGGTAATAACAAAATgaagaacaagaaaaataaaaagagaaagaatTTTGAGGAGTCAAATCAGCCTCAAGGAAATGACAGAAAGAGAAGTAAGCAAGAGACTATAGCTAAGATGAAGGAAGAG GTTGCTGCAGACTATAAAGCTGTTTCCTATACTCCAGATGTTGAGGAACGGAAGAGGATGCAATCTGAGACACTTTCTGCTGTATTTGAGACATATTTCCGCATCTTGAGGCATACCATGCAATCATCTGTAGCCAG TTCTGAAGCAAATGGTAATATAATTTCGGATGGGTCTGGGGCACATCCTCTTCTAGCTCCTTGTTTAAGTGGTTTGGGGAAGTTTTCTCATCTGATTGACATGGATTACATTGGAGATCTTATGAATTATTTGAAAAGGCTTGCTGCTAGAGGTAGCAGCTCAGATAGTTCTGCCCAGAAAGTGCAAAATTTGACTGTGTCTGAGCGCCTTCGCTGCTGCATTGTTGCTTTTAAAGTTATGAGGAGCAATCTTGATGCTTTGAATGTTGATTTACAAGAATTTTTTGTCCAGCTTTACAATCTTGTACTTGAATACAGGCCTGGAAG AGATGAAGGTGAAGTTTTAGCTGAGGCTCTTAAGATAATGCTATGTGATGATAGGCAACATGACATGCAAAAGGCAGCTGCATTTATAAAACGCTTAGCCACATTTGCTTTGTGCTTTGCATCTGCTGAATCCATGGCTG CATTGGTAACATTAAAACAGCTTCTTCAGAGAAATGTGAAGTGCCGAAACCTATTAGAAAATGATGCTGGTGGTGGCTCTGTGTCAGGATCTATTGCT AAATACCAACCATATGGCTCAGACCCCAGCCTAAGTGGTGCACTTGCTTCGGTACTTTGGGAACTAAATCTTCTATCTAAACACTATCATCCGGCCATTTCAACACTGGCATCAGGCATCTCAAGCATGAATTCTGCACAGAACCAGGTTTATATCTCCATATCCCCTCAACAAGCTTTTAAGAACTTGTTGCTGGAAGCGGAGTCATTCAGGTACAACCAACAGGGCTGTACACAGAAGTCAAATAAGAGGAAAGGCAGAAGCATTGCACTTGCCTCAACATTGGCTAGTGTTGAACCTCCTCCGATAGATGAAAATGAGGTGAGCAAGAAGCTCAGAAGGCATTTCATTCTTCTTCGGGACATTAAAGAGAACGAGAGATTAAGGGGTGAGTTGGATAGGACAGCATCAGCCCTACTGTTATATGAAGAATACAAGAAGCAACGGAAGCCAGCCACTCTGACAAACAAGAAAAGCAAAAAAGCAAAAACGACGGTTGGGATGTGA
- the LOC128286834 gene encoding uncharacterized protein LOC128286834, producing the protein MKPEEDIVQHLITANRKMQEVSWKGRELIRKNKVHYRDDFKKTKCRKDFWCVLMQDRKVITYAFRQLKMQERNYLTHDVELVLWFLLKIFRDAIYFDCVIDYHPGKANVVADALSRKVAIELQAMFSQFNINDYGSLLAELKIKPVMFDRIKSAQLEDDKLVKKREMVQNGILENFSIDDYGHLRFHNQICISNVFELKELIFCEAYDNHFALHPGGTKMYRDLGEFY; encoded by the exons ATGAAACCAGAAGAAGACATTGTTCAACATCTTATTACTGCAAATCGAAAGATGCAAGAAGTGTCATGGAAGGGTCGTGAACTGATTAGAAAGAATAAAGTGCATTATAGAGATGATTTTAAGAAAACTAAATGCAGAAAGGACTTCTG gtgtgttttgatgcaagacagAAAAGTGATTACTTATGCATTTCGTCAGCTAAAAATGCAAGAACGCAATTATCTGACACACGATGTAGAGCTAGTACTATGGTTTTTGCTCAAAATATTTAGAGAtgctatct ATTTTGATTGTGTTATTGATTACCACCCtggtaaagctaatgttgtagctgatgcgtTGAGTAGGAAAGTAGCAATTGAATTACAAGCAATGTTTTCTCAGTTCAATATCAATGACTATGGAAGCCTATTGGCTGAACTAAAAATCAAACCAGTGATGTTTGATCGAATCAAGTCAGCACAATTAGAAGATGACAAGTTggtgaagaaaagagaaatggttcAGAATGGTATATTAGAAAATTTCAGCATTGATGATTATGGTCATTTGAGATTTCATAACCAAATTTGCATTTCGAATGTTtttgaattgaaagagttgatatTTTGCGAAGCTTATGATAATCATTTTGCTTTGCATCCTGGAGGAACAAAAATGTATCGTGATCTGGGAGAATTTTATTGA